A single Dreissena polymorpha isolate Duluth1 chromosome 14, UMN_Dpol_1.0, whole genome shotgun sequence DNA region contains:
- the LOC127857440 gene encoding ribonuclease H-like produces the protein MDIMMEAPQDCTFAFTNGSCLTNPGPTGAGAVLYPPGGDTIRLKRVVTKHGTILLAELVAVLMVLEEILQHPHLTPGNTIQIFSDSQTVVGILTMGWKNNGHKSVIEEIKKALRTLSVTTTVHVLWTPGHAGLQGNEDGAEEADAMPEDSRTTTIQEVKGASHKSCMIKWQKRWENLSTGRTFYEFFPSVEQKRHLDHPDKATYGVILQLQTGYSILNAHRNRVCINVSPLCECGALPPGMLHP, from the coding sequence ATGGATATCATGATGGAGGCCCCACAAGACTGCACATTTGCCTTCACGAATGGATCCTGCTTGACTAATCCAGGCCCGACCGGTGCAGGAGCAGTCCTGTATCCCCCAGGAGGTGACACAATCAGGCTGAAAAGAGTGGTCACAAAACATGGTACAATCCTGTTAGCTGAGCTGGTCGCAGTACTAATGGTTCTGGAGGAAATTCTACAACATCCTCACCTAACACCCGGTAACACAATCCAAATCTTCAGTGACAGCCAGACAGTGGTAGGCATCTTAACCATGGGCTGGAAAAACAACGGCCATAAGAGTGTGATTGAGGAAATCAAGAAGGCACTAAGGACACTATCTGTGACCACAACAGTGCATGTCCTTTGGACACCCGGCCACGCAGGTCTGCAGGGCAATGAAGATGGAGCAGAAGAGGCCGATGCAATGCCCGAAGACTCCAGGACGACCACAATCCAAGAAGTGAAAGGAGCAAGCCATAAGTCCTGCATGATTAAGTGGCAAAAACGTTGGGAGAACTTATCTACCGGTAGGACTTTCTATGAGTTCTTTCCATCAGTCGAGCAAAAGCGACATCTTGACCACCCAGATAAGGCAACATATGGCGTGATCCTGCAGCTACAGACGGGGTATTCAATCCTTAATGCACATCGCAACAGGGTTTGCATCAATGTCTCACCACTGTGCGAGTGTGGAGCATTACCTCCTGGAATGCTGCATCCATGA